A region of Paenibacillus sp. 37 DNA encodes the following proteins:
- a CDS encoding beta-glucoside-specific PTS transporter subunit IIABC → MKHEQLAKDILSGVGGKQNINSVVHCATRLRFKLKNDNNAKTDELKNLPGVITVMQSGGQYQVVVGNEVSDVYKALLHVGNMNADEPVSTDESESSGKKESLLGQFIDLISGVFTPILGLLAATGMIKGFLSMFTSLEWLDPASGTYQLLNAAGDCLFYFFPIFLGYTAMKKFGGSPFLGMAIGASLVYPTLSGLSGGEPLYTLFTGTLFESPIHITFLGIPVILMSYSSSVIPIIIAAYFGAKVEAFFKKIIPSVVRTFLTPFFTILIVVPVTFLLIGPIATWASQLIGAGVSGIYDLSPLVTGIVVGGLWQVLVIFGLHWGIVPIMLLNLSTLKADPILAMMFAASFAQIGAVLGVMLKTKNTKLKSLGVPAFVSGIFGVTEPAIYGLTLPLKKPFIMSCIASATAGGIIGFAGSKMFVFASGIFGVPALISPTEGINYEFWMAMIATIIAFVLGFVLVYFVGFKDPANPEAAKQAPEPVKEEKAALEPNPNNRYEIASPMTGEVVPLQEINDATFAGEHMGKGIAIRPTSGRVVSPINGVVQTIYRTKHAIGLVDDQGVEILIHIGQDTVQLKGQHFTAHVKDGDRVSVGDLIVEFDLQAIIEAGYETVTPIIVTNTADYLDVVATTNREVQEKDKLVTVIG, encoded by the coding sequence ATGAAACACGAGCAATTAGCCAAGGACATTCTGTCTGGCGTTGGTGGTAAACAGAACATTAACAGCGTAGTGCACTGTGCGACCAGACTTCGTTTCAAATTAAAAAATGACAATAATGCCAAAACAGACGAACTCAAAAATCTACCTGGAGTCATAACGGTAATGCAAAGCGGGGGGCAATACCAGGTAGTTGTGGGTAACGAAGTGTCTGATGTGTATAAAGCCTTGTTACATGTGGGTAATATGAATGCGGATGAACCGGTCTCAACTGATGAGTCAGAATCTTCCGGTAAAAAAGAGAGTCTCTTGGGTCAGTTTATCGACTTGATCTCGGGTGTATTTACACCAATTCTCGGCTTGCTTGCTGCAACAGGGATGATCAAAGGTTTCCTGTCCATGTTTACTTCTCTCGAATGGCTGGACCCGGCTTCAGGAACATATCAATTGTTGAATGCTGCAGGAGACTGTCTGTTCTACTTCTTCCCAATCTTCCTGGGTTACACAGCTATGAAAAAATTCGGTGGATCTCCATTCCTCGGGATGGCCATCGGAGCATCACTTGTATATCCGACCTTATCCGGTCTTAGCGGTGGAGAGCCGCTATATACGTTATTTACAGGCACATTGTTTGAATCTCCGATTCACATCACGTTCCTGGGTATTCCCGTGATCTTGATGAGTTATTCCTCATCCGTAATCCCGATTATTATTGCTGCTTATTTTGGAGCAAAGGTAGAAGCATTCTTCAAAAAGATCATTCCTTCTGTTGTGAGAACGTTCCTCACGCCATTTTTTACCATTCTGATTGTTGTACCTGTAACATTCCTCTTGATTGGTCCAATCGCAACATGGGCAAGTCAGCTGATTGGTGCCGGGGTATCGGGCATCTATGACTTGAGTCCGTTGGTGACTGGTATTGTTGTTGGTGGATTGTGGCAAGTATTGGTTATCTTCGGGTTACACTGGGGTATCGTACCAATCATGTTGCTCAATCTGTCCACTCTGAAAGCAGATCCGATTCTGGCGATGATGTTTGCTGCTTCTTTTGCTCAGATTGGTGCCGTTCTTGGGGTTATGCTTAAAACGAAAAATACCAAACTCAAATCACTGGGTGTTCCTGCCTTTGTGTCCGGGATTTTCGGTGTAACTGAGCCTGCTATTTATGGTCTTACTTTGCCACTGAAAAAACCATTTATTATGAGTTGTATTGCTTCTGCAACCGCTGGTGGTATTATTGGCTTTGCAGGTTCCAAAATGTTTGTATTTGCTTCAGGAATCTTTGGTGTTCCAGCGCTGATTAGTCCCACAGAGGGGATCAACTATGAATTCTGGATGGCCATGATTGCCACTATCATTGCTTTTGTACTAGGTTTTGTTCTCGTTTATTTTGTAGGATTCAAAGATCCTGCTAATCCAGAGGCTGCCAAACAGGCTCCAGAGCCAGTAAAAGAAGAGAAGGCAGCACTTGAGCCTAATCCGAACAATCGTTACGAAATTGCCAGCCCAATGACGGGTGAGGTAGTTCCTTTGCAAGAAATTAATGATGCTACATTTGCTGGTGAACATATGGGTAAAGGGATTGCTATTCGCCCAACCAGTGGGAGAGTTGTATCCCCGATTAATGGTGTGGTACAGACGATTTACCGTACCAAACATGCGATTGGACTTGTAGATGATCAAGGTGTAGAGATTCTGATCCATATTGGTCAGGATACGGTACAGCTCAAAGGTCAGCATTTCACTGCCCATGTGAAAGATGGAGATCGTGTGAGTGTTGGCGATCTGATCGTTGAATTTGATCTGCAAGCCATTATTGAGGCGGGTTATGAGACCGTAACACCGATTATTGTAACTAATACGGCTGATTATTTGGACGTGGTTGCTACAACAAATCGTGAAGTGCAAGAAAAGGATAAATTGGTTACGGTTATTGGTTAA
- the licT gene encoding BglG family transcription antiterminator LicT: protein MKIEKVLNNNAVVAMNAEQQEVIIIGRGIAYQKRAGDMVSEQHIDKIFTLQNEDIQENFKALISSIPLEYMKVSEEIIAYAKLKLGKKLNESIYLHLTDHIHFAIERYRKNLPIRNGLIWETKQLYKEEYEVGMEALNMICDQFGVILPEDEAGFMALHFVNAALNEEMPNIKSMTQVMQEILTIIKYHFKIDFDENSLTFYRFVTHLKFFAQRLVKGKHYKSNNDDELFLMIQKKYPAAHKCSEKIKKFIESNYTYQLTDEELMYLTIHIERVVNATTE, encoded by the coding sequence GTGAAAATCGAGAAGGTGCTGAACAATAATGCTGTAGTTGCGATGAATGCCGAACAACAGGAAGTTATTATCATTGGCCGGGGGATTGCTTATCAGAAGCGGGCGGGTGATATGGTTTCCGAGCAGCATATCGACAAGATATTTACTTTACAGAATGAAGATATTCAGGAAAACTTCAAGGCATTAATCTCAAGCATTCCTTTGGAATACATGAAAGTATCCGAGGAAATCATCGCTTACGCCAAGCTAAAACTTGGCAAGAAATTAAATGAGAGCATCTACTTACATCTCACAGACCATATTCACTTTGCCATTGAGCGGTATCGTAAGAATCTGCCTATACGCAACGGGTTGATCTGGGAGACAAAGCAGTTATACAAAGAGGAATATGAAGTCGGAATGGAAGCGCTCAATATGATCTGTGATCAGTTTGGTGTGATCTTGCCCGAGGACGAAGCCGGATTTATGGCACTTCACTTTGTCAATGCAGCGTTGAATGAGGAAATGCCCAACATCAAGAGTATGACGCAGGTCATGCAAGAAATTTTGACAATCATCAAGTATCATTTCAAAATTGATTTTGATGAGAACTCACTGACATTTTATCGCTTTGTGACGCATTTGAAGTTTTTCGCTCAACGTTTGGTGAAGGGAAAACATTACAAGAGCAACAACGATGATGAACTGTTCCTGATGATTCAGAAAAAGTATCCGGCAGCGCACAAGTGCTCGGAGAAAATCAAGAAATTCATTGAAAGCAACTACACGTATCAACTAACTGACGAAGAATTGATGTACTTAACGATCCATATTGAGAGAGTTGTGAATGCAACTACTGAATAA
- a CDS encoding AAA family ATPase, giving the protein MKLVIIFGPQAVGKMTVGQELEKITKLKLFHNHMTIEMVSPFFSYGTPQGKRLVSLFRQEIFEEVAKSDLPGLIFTFVWALDAESDGEYIRKISELFTSQGGQVCYVELEADASERLERNKSPHRLLHKPTKRDIAWSERDLLDTMKLYRLNSEPGEIKHEHYIRIDNTHKSPDEVAKLIQERFNL; this is encoded by the coding sequence ATGAAATTAGTGATTATTTTTGGCCCACAGGCTGTGGGCAAGATGACGGTGGGGCAAGAGCTGGAGAAGATAACAAAGCTAAAATTGTTTCATAACCACATGACGATTGAAATGGTGTCTCCTTTCTTCAGCTATGGTACACCACAAGGCAAAAGACTGGTGAGTCTGTTCCGTCAGGAGATTTTCGAGGAAGTGGCGAAGAGTGACCTGCCGGGTTTGATTTTCACATTTGTGTGGGCTTTGGACGCGGAGTCAGATGGTGAATACATCCGTAAGATCAGTGAGTTGTTTACATCCCAAGGGGGTCAGGTCTGTTATGTGGAATTGGAGGCCGATGCATCGGAAAGACTAGAGCGCAATAAAAGTCCGCATCGCCTGCTACACAAGCCAACAAAACGTGACATAGCTTGGTCTGAGCGAGATTTACTTGATACGATGAAGCTATATCGACTGAACTCGGAACCGGGAGAAATCAAGCATGAGCACTACATACGGATTGATAACACACACAAGAGCCCGGATGAGGTGGCAAAGTTAATTCAGGAACGATTTAATTTATAA
- a CDS encoding acyltransferase has protein sequence MKHRIWIAAGNYHPISGTSEVIFMNQPVNRPRRIEYLDLYRAFAIMAVVAIHATSTAVAHYPKNTLDHDVYYFWNTFLQFAVPAFLFLSSLVLFYNYSSKVNEKGWMLAFYKKRLFNVFVPYVVWSLIYFAIKQLLAGKEPLTHGVQFAKQLVMGTAHTHLYFFLIILQFYIVFPWLLSLTRHRLFNRYLPLFFIAGQAIFYALHLQFHFERTGSLLPSYLIVIGFGAWVGLNFEWALKKLYTHRYVLIAALLSGGAIFIYGNAYIKTAFAAYPVVTYTVLFLFRNLFTLSACLLLLIFSERLGAGKHTEVRKATHVLDSLGTVAFGVFLMHPLVLLFWRREFTDDLARHFSVGIILSYVVTLLISWICAMGLRRMKWGWVLIGR, from the coding sequence ATGAAGCATAGAATCTGGATTGCGGCCGGAAACTATCATCCCATATCAGGCACAAGTGAGGTTATCTTTATGAATCAACCGGTTAATCGGCCCCGGCGAATTGAGTATCTGGATCTCTATCGTGCTTTTGCCATTATGGCAGTGGTAGCGATCCATGCGACTTCAACAGCAGTTGCGCATTACCCCAAGAATACATTAGATCATGATGTGTATTATTTCTGGAACACGTTTTTGCAATTTGCCGTTCCAGCGTTCCTGTTCCTGTCATCCCTGGTTTTGTTCTACAACTACAGCTCCAAGGTGAATGAGAAGGGGTGGATGCTCGCTTTTTATAAAAAGCGTTTATTCAATGTATTTGTACCCTATGTGGTGTGGTCCCTTATCTATTTTGCCATTAAACAGTTGCTTGCGGGCAAAGAACCTTTGACCCATGGTGTTCAATTTGCCAAACAATTAGTGATGGGAACCGCTCATACGCACTTGTACTTTTTTCTGATTATTCTTCAATTCTATATCGTTTTTCCGTGGCTTCTGTCCCTTACACGCCATCGTTTGTTTAATCGTTATTTGCCATTATTCTTTATTGCGGGTCAAGCGATCTTTTATGCACTACATTTGCAGTTTCACTTCGAACGGACAGGAAGTTTGTTACCCAGTTATCTGATCGTGATTGGATTTGGCGCATGGGTTGGGCTGAACTTTGAGTGGGCATTAAAGAAACTGTATACTCACCGTTATGTACTTATAGCTGCGTTATTGAGCGGAGGTGCCATTTTTATATATGGTAATGCTTATATCAAAACCGCTTTTGCTGCATATCCGGTGGTAACCTATACCGTGCTGTTCCTGTTCCGAAATCTGTTTACGTTGTCAGCCTGCTTGCTCCTGCTGATCTTTAGTGAACGATTGGGTGCAGGAAAACATACGGAAGTTCGTAAAGCTACGCATGTTCTGGATTCCTTGGGTACAGTTGCGTTTGGTGTGTTTTTAATGCATCCCCTCGTACTGCTCTTCTGGAGACGTGAATTTACAGATGACCTGGCTCGACACTTCAGCGTGGGTATCATCCTATCTTATGTTGTTACTCTCCTGATCTCATGGATCTGCGCAATGGGATTGCGCCGGATGAAGTGGGGATGGGTCCTGATCGGACGGTAA
- a CDS encoding GNAT family N-acetyltransferase: MIMGKEQVRLIKPSRAYKEAYLAFYEDWVRSGELMVPWVISKDPSAFDEMLAFLQRNEQGIDIPEGWVKDSTYWLVTESQQIVGAVNIRHELNDKLFNSGGHVGYGIRPGERQSGYGFEILRLSLEKTRELGISKVLVVCDAVNEPSRRVILRNGGIKDVDYVESNGNVVERFWIENVE; this comes from the coding sequence ATGATCATGGGGAAAGAACAAGTTAGATTAATTAAACCATCACGAGCATATAAGGAAGCATATTTGGCATTTTATGAAGACTGGGTCAGAAGTGGAGAGTTGATGGTACCGTGGGTCATTTCCAAAGATCCTTCTGCGTTTGATGAGATGTTGGCGTTTTTGCAGCGCAATGAACAAGGGATCGACATCCCGGAAGGCTGGGTCAAAGACAGTACATACTGGCTGGTCACGGAGAGTCAACAAATTGTGGGTGCCGTCAATATAAGGCATGAGCTTAACGACAAATTGTTCAACAGTGGAGGGCATGTTGGATATGGCATTCGTCCAGGAGAGCGGCAAAGTGGCTATGGTTTCGAAATTCTCAGGCTGTCTTTGGAGAAAACGAGAGAGCTAGGAATCTCCAAAGTATTGGTTGTATGCGATGCGGTTAATGAGCCATCCAGAAGGGTTATCCTTCGAAATGGTGGCATCAAGGATGTAGACTATGTAGAATCCAATGGCAACGTTGTTGAACGATTCTGGATAGAAAATGTCGAATAA
- a CDS encoding putative immunity protein, with protein MAKPAFKDAPLRSEIEDLAKKQDHHTLAYWAAECAARALYIFEKKTEDLRARDAIDAGRGWIRGEIAMVDARKAAFAAHAAARELDNVAASSASRAAGHAAATAHVKDHAVHAATYAVKAIFYDCLMEEQERRVLEERTWQYQYLLGGCNDHGERTS; from the coding sequence ATGGCAAAACCTGCATTCAAAGATGCGCCTTTACGTAGTGAAATAGAGGATTTGGCTAAGAAACAGGATCACCATACATTGGCCTATTGGGCTGCGGAGTGTGCGGCACGTGCTTTGTATATATTTGAGAAAAAGACGGAGGATCTCCGCGCCCGTGATGCCATTGATGCAGGAAGAGGTTGGATCCGTGGAGAAATTGCCATGGTTGATGCTCGAAAGGCGGCTTTTGCAGCTCATGCTGCTGCACGAGAATTGGATAATGTCGCTGCCTCTTCTGCATCTCGTGCGGCGGGGCATGCAGCTGCAACGGCCCATGTGAAAGACCATGCGGTGCATGCCGCAACGTATGCAGTGAAAGCTATCTTTTATGACTGTTTGATGGAAGAGCAAGAACGTCGTGTCCTGGAAGAGAGAACGTGGCAATATCAATATCTGTTAGGAGGATGTAATGATCATGGGGAAAGAACAAGTTAG
- a CDS encoding family 78 glycoside hydrolase catalytic domain has translation MQSAYQIQLSLTEDFDGIAWDSSEITTDQSIHVELNPFQPSPRTRYYYRIRAWDDAGNDSGWSETAYFEMGLMDRHNKWQAEWITAQPSDDGDTSCPRMRKQFNVKQPVTSARIYVTALGLYELHMNNTRVGEDYFTPGWTSYRKRLQYQTYDVTHLLQDGQNTLGANLGDGWYRGYLGWNKEREIFGSTSALLLELHMKYADGSEECILSNGEWTAASSAIRMSDIYMGETYDARMESDWSDSSQTNWAPVNVLDHPKDIIVAQENVPVTQVEQLQPIALLTTPLGDRVIDMGQNMVGWVRFSIQGEVGQTVELHHAEILDHEGNFYTENLRAAKQCIRYTCKGDEVETFEPHFTFQGFRYVKLVGFPEHVSLDEFTGIVLHSNMEQTGQFSCSSPLVNQLHHNILWGQKGNFLDVPTDCPQRDERLGWTGDAQMFVRTSSYLMNTAPFFTKWLRDLAADQGEDGGIPFFVPDLRSSTSEGWGDTSHSSAAWGDAAVICPWTIYEMYGDARILAEQYESMKRWIEYIHGQGDNPYLWNTGFHFGDWLGLDSKPDSYVGATDKDYVATAFYAYSVSLTQKAAEVLGKTDDAEYYKKLHTNIVLAFNNEFVTPAGKIAVPTQTAHVLALQFDLLDATARTRAGEQLAKLVKEAGNHLTTGFVGTPYLNPVLSDAGLHDLAYTLLFQEDYPSWLYQVTQGATTVWEHWDGIKEDGSLWSADMNSFNHYAYGAIGEWLYRYVAGIRSDEHQPGFRMVHIEPQPGPGLDWVEASLETMYGQVASSWHRLAEGEMEARVHIPANTRGTVRLPGAGAQIVLEQGKPLDQLDQMSGVQDIQNIGDDVEVTLGSGSYRFTYKVTDAKK, from the coding sequence ATGCAATCCGCATACCAGATTCAGCTGTCATTGACGGAAGATTTTGATGGAATTGCATGGGATTCTAGCGAGATAACTACGGATCAATCCATACATGTGGAATTAAACCCGTTTCAGCCTTCTCCGCGAACGCGATACTATTACCGGATTCGGGCATGGGATGATGCAGGAAATGATTCGGGATGGTCCGAAACGGCTTATTTCGAGATGGGACTTATGGATCGTCATAACAAGTGGCAAGCAGAATGGATCACAGCTCAACCATCAGATGATGGAGATACGTCATGCCCGCGTATGCGCAAGCAGTTTAATGTAAAACAACCTGTTACGTCTGCCAGAATATACGTAACAGCACTTGGATTATACGAGTTGCATATGAACAACACAAGAGTAGGAGAAGATTATTTTACACCTGGCTGGACCTCTTATCGTAAGCGATTACAATATCAAACTTATGATGTTACCCACCTGCTTCAGGATGGACAGAATACATTAGGTGCTAATCTGGGTGATGGCTGGTACCGAGGATATCTTGGCTGGAACAAAGAACGGGAGATATTTGGTTCAACGTCCGCATTGCTGCTGGAACTGCATATGAAATACGCAGATGGATCAGAGGAATGTATTCTCTCCAATGGGGAGTGGACGGCTGCTTCAAGTGCCATTCGTATGTCGGACATCTATATGGGAGAGACGTATGATGCACGAATGGAGTCTGATTGGTCGGATTCATCTCAGACGAATTGGGCACCTGTGAACGTACTGGATCATCCCAAAGATATCATCGTTGCGCAGGAGAACGTACCCGTCACCCAAGTAGAACAGCTACAGCCAATCGCTTTGTTAACAACCCCACTGGGAGATCGTGTAATAGACATGGGACAGAATATGGTGGGATGGGTTAGATTTAGCATTCAAGGTGAGGTTGGTCAGACGGTTGAGCTGCATCATGCTGAGATATTGGATCATGAAGGCAACTTCTACACCGAAAATCTTCGCGCCGCCAAGCAGTGTATTCGCTACACTTGCAAGGGGGATGAAGTGGAAACATTTGAGCCGCATTTTACGTTCCAAGGGTTCCGTTATGTTAAACTGGTTGGCTTCCCGGAACACGTTAGTCTGGATGAATTCACCGGAATAGTGCTGCACTCGAATATGGAGCAAACAGGTCAGTTCTCATGCTCCAGTCCACTGGTGAACCAACTGCATCACAATATATTGTGGGGGCAAAAAGGGAACTTCCTTGATGTGCCGACAGACTGTCCACAGAGGGATGAACGACTCGGATGGACTGGCGATGCACAGATGTTTGTCCGCACGTCTTCCTACCTGATGAATACGGCACCCTTCTTCACAAAATGGTTGCGGGATCTGGCAGCGGATCAGGGAGAAGATGGAGGTATTCCATTCTTCGTTCCGGATCTGAGAAGTTCCACTTCAGAAGGATGGGGTGACACCAGTCATTCCTCCGCCGCTTGGGGGGATGCAGCAGTCATCTGTCCATGGACCATCTATGAGATGTATGGAGATGCCAGAATACTGGCTGAGCAATATGAGAGTATGAAGCGGTGGATTGAGTACATTCACGGGCAGGGCGATAACCCATATCTGTGGAACACGGGATTCCACTTTGGCGATTGGCTGGGACTAGATTCCAAGCCCGATAGTTATGTTGGCGCAACGGACAAGGACTATGTGGCAACTGCATTCTATGCCTATTCGGTTTCGTTAACTCAAAAAGCGGCTGAGGTACTTGGAAAGACAGATGATGCTGAATATTACAAAAAGTTGCATACAAACATTGTTCTTGCGTTTAATAACGAATTCGTCACTCCAGCCGGCAAAATTGCTGTTCCCACGCAAACAGCACATGTTCTTGCCCTCCAATTTGATCTGTTGGACGCCACTGCCCGAACTCGTGCTGGCGAACAATTGGCAAAACTCGTGAAAGAGGCGGGCAATCATCTTACCACAGGTTTCGTGGGCACACCTTATCTGAATCCGGTATTGAGTGATGCAGGTCTTCACGACCTGGCTTATACATTACTTTTTCAAGAGGATTATCCGTCCTGGTTATATCAGGTGACTCAGGGCGCAACGACTGTCTGGGAACATTGGGATGGGATCAAAGAGGATGGGAGTCTCTGGAGTGCTGATATGAACTCATTTAACCACTATGCGTACGGTGCGATTGGAGAATGGTTGTATCGTTATGTTGCTGGCATCCGGTCCGATGAACATCAGCCAGGATTCCGAATGGTGCATATCGAGCCGCAACCCGGACCTGGACTGGATTGGGTGGAAGCGAGTCTGGAGACGATGTATGGTCAAGTTGCTTCAAGCTGGCACCGGCTGGCGGAGGGTGAAATGGAGGCTCGGGTGCACATTCCCGCCAATACGAGAGGTACTGTTCGTCTTCCTGGAGCAGGTGCACAGATCGTTTTGGAGCAAGGGAAACCGTTGGATCAGTTGGATCAGATGAGTGGAGTTCAGGATATTCAAAACATTGGAGACGATGTTGAAGTCACCCTTGGATCTGGGAGTTACCGATTCACGTACAAAGTCACGGATGCGAAAAAGTAA
- a CDS encoding AraC family transcriptional regulator has product MNSSVQLMKSEYFLHNHLQLFVNRCSEDFVLPFHAHEFIEYSYVAEGKGFHHIGEDIIPVTKGMLFVIPVGVPHVFRPVSTNVTEHPLIIYNCLFNADLINTLTAIIQEKEIIQHLMNLGQNQVPYISVVDHNDRIEELMVKLYRESSVPGIGSSTMLYTLVSQLVLMTYRQLYQKEHDVENYSTGFDYILHYLKQHVSNRIRMSDLVRVSGWSEKQIGRMFLRHTGQTFSGHLQHLRIQKSCEILKNSQHKVSLIAELVGYRDMDSFYAAFKKITGETPLAYRKKSRALHSGQ; this is encoded by the coding sequence GTGAATTCATCTGTACAACTCATGAAAAGCGAATACTTTCTACATAATCATCTGCAACTTTTTGTCAATCGTTGCTCTGAAGATTTTGTGCTTCCTTTTCACGCACATGAATTTATTGAGTATAGCTATGTTGCCGAAGGAAAGGGCTTTCATCATATCGGTGAAGATATCATTCCCGTGACAAAAGGCATGCTGTTTGTCATTCCTGTTGGTGTTCCTCATGTCTTTCGTCCTGTAAGCACAAACGTAACCGAGCATCCATTAATTATATATAATTGTCTGTTTAATGCTGATTTGATCAACACGCTGACAGCCATCATTCAGGAAAAAGAAATCATTCAACATCTGATGAATCTGGGACAAAATCAAGTTCCTTATATATCCGTTGTGGATCACAACGACCGGATTGAAGAACTAATGGTGAAGCTGTACCGTGAATCCTCCGTTCCGGGAATCGGTTCCTCTACCATGTTATACACCCTGGTGAGCCAGCTGGTATTGATGACCTACAGACAACTTTATCAAAAGGAACATGATGTAGAGAATTATTCCACCGGTTTTGATTACATTCTTCATTATCTCAAACAACACGTAAGCAATCGTATTCGGATGTCTGATCTGGTCCGTGTATCGGGCTGGAGCGAGAAGCAAATTGGACGAATGTTTCTTCGGCATACCGGACAGACCTTTAGCGGCCACCTGCAACATCTGCGCATACAAAAAAGCTGCGAAATTCTAAAGAATTCACAGCACAAAGTCAGCCTGATTGCAGAGCTGGTCGGATATCGGGATATGGATTCATTCTATGCCGCATTCAAAAAAATAACAGGCGAAACACCTCTCGCCTATCGCAAAAAATCCAGAGCATTGCACTCTGGACAATAA
- a CDS encoding 5' nucleotidase, NT5C type: MKKPIIAVDMDDTICHLVKRAIYHNNLNFPTHPLRYEDMIHWDTSHLRHPESTHDVFYGRPGLFEELELYDEYVVDEMRKLNDAYDVIVVTAAEPKTVVEKWNWLQQHMPFITAEQFITCKRKNLLGFDLLIDDGAHNLIPAHEDGKKVICIPHPWNIQERERYNFPLMSSWKEAKAYIDEVLQVVNV, translated from the coding sequence ATGAAGAAGCCTATTATTGCTGTAGATATGGATGACACGATATGTCATCTGGTCAAGCGGGCCATATATCACAACAACCTCAACTTCCCGACCCATCCGTTGCGGTATGAGGATATGATTCATTGGGATACATCTCATTTGCGTCATCCAGAGAGCACGCACGATGTATTTTATGGTCGGCCGGGTCTGTTCGAGGAATTGGAATTATATGACGAGTATGTTGTAGATGAGATGCGAAAGCTGAACGATGCTTATGATGTCATTGTCGTGACGGCAGCAGAACCAAAAACAGTCGTTGAGAAGTGGAACTGGCTTCAGCAGCACATGCCTTTTATAACCGCTGAACAGTTTATTACATGCAAAAGAAAAAACTTGCTCGGTTTCGATCTGCTCATTGATGATGGAGCACATAACCTGATTCCCGCGCATGAGGACGGCAAAAAGGTTATCTGTATCCCGCATCCGTGGAATATACAGGAGCGTGAGCGATACAACTTTCCGTTGATGTCTTCATGGAAAGAAGCCAAGGCATACATAGATGAAGTGTTACAGGTTGTTAATGTCTGA